The genomic DNA CTGAGTTTGGGTAAAATCTGTATTTAAATCCGCGTATTTGTTTCATGCTATGATTTTACCATGAAACTTACTGCGTTGTAAATTTATCGCGCCTTATATCCAACGCTTAAAAGACGTTGGTTTTACGGCGTTTTCTATAAAATTATCACAATTGTAATAGGTAACAGACTCAATCTTAATAGTTTCTCCTACAAAATGCTGATAGCAAGGATTGATAAACCGCTTTTTAGATAAAAAATCAATTAGCTTAATCTGCCATTTGGAAACGGAAGAATAGTGACGAGCTTTAACAATGTTGCATAGCTTATAAAACAAATCTTCCAGGTTCATATAACTAGAAAATTCCCATCCTTCATAAACAAATATTTGATGGAGTGCTGATTTTGGCAGAGTGTCTAAGTTTAAAAGACTAAGATCTTTCAAAATACCCTGATTGATAATTACTACTTGCTCCCCATATTTAATTGAAGATTTACCTTCGGCTTCGTAAGAGAATATTTTCAGTTTAGTCATGAAAGAACCATAGTTTAAATACTTATAAATCCCAAACTTCTGACTAAAATCAATCTCAAAAGTATTGAAAGCACCGTAACGCTCGAATATTTCATCGGGAACTTTTGACAAGATATCTAAAAAAGTATCGCAGTAACTAAGTGACTGCTCCGTCTTCTGCAGCAACTCCTACGGGCGCAGATGGCACATAAGTAGGTGGAATAAAAGGGAAGTAACCATCAACCCTTTCTATTGAATGCAACTGGGTGATAGATTTGTAGAGTAAATCGTTATTAGAGTAACTAACGATATAGTCTAAGAATTGTTGATGCTGGCTTGATTTAACACAAGGTAAAATACTGTCTTCTATAAACTGACGAAGAATATTATTTAAACGACCTGATAAGAGAGAGAACAATTGACTCGACAGACGCTTAATTTCTACAAATTGAGCCTCAACAGTTTTAATAACCTCAATTCTTGGCTGTTTGTTACGAATTTTTTTAGTAGTGAAAACAAAGTAAGTGTCGCAATTGGGACAAATCGCTATTCGTGAATGAAACATTTGCTCACTAATGCGAAAAGAAAACTGACAACTCGGACAGTGCGCGGTGTGAGTTTTCTCTTCTACTGTTGGCTTGCCGTCGAGCGACCATTCAACGCGATCGCTCGGCCAGGGAAGATTTAAGTAAGTATCGCTATGGTCGATGACAATTGCCTCAAGTTTCCCCTCGGCAGTTCTTAAAGCTCTGCCAATAGATTGAAACCAACGCACAATCGAGTTAGTCGGACGTAGATTCTGAATTACCTCGATTCCCACTATATCTACTCCCTCGGTAACAATTGAATATTGAGTAATAACTAAAATATTTCCTGCTGCAAACTCGGTAAAAATTCGTTCTCTTTCTTTTGCTGGAGTCTTGGCATCGATATGTGCTGCACTGATACCACGACGACAAAATTCAACAGTAATGTCTTGGGAATGATTAGTACTAAAGGCAAAAATTACCGTGCGCTTACCGTAGGCTAATTCTAGCCAAGTATCAATTACCTCACCAATAACCAGCTTAGATTGTACCAGTTCGGTTAACTCACTGCGATCGTAGTCGCTTCAAATTCAATACTCATATTGCTTTCCAATTCTACTTACAAGTTTAGATGAAGAAGCAGCATCTCGGTATAGAACTAATGACCTGCCTAGTACTGAACACCTTACCAATTATTTTGAAGAGCCGCCTCAGCAATAGCTGAAGCAGTATAACTATTTATTATACAGAAACTTTCGGTATATTCATTCGTTGCTAATATCTAGAAAAAGTCTGGATATCATGCCGAGTAAGCAAAGTAATTGCACGAAAAAAGAAGGGTAGTCCTTAAAAGGTAAGGATCTAAAATAGAAGATACAGATTATTTGATTTCTATGCCAGCAGATTTACCACCTTGTCCATCGTGTGATTCAGAACAGATTGTCAAAAATGGAAAAATTCACAACGGCAAGCAAAATTATAAATGTCGAGACTGTAGCAGACAATTTGTGAAAGACCCGCAAAATAAAATCATCAATCAAAAAACTAAAAACTTGATTGATAAGTTTTGTTAGAAAAGATTCCATTAGCTGGTATTGCAAGAGTTACAGAGGTTTACAGAACCCTGGTTACAAAGTTACGTTAATGACGGCGGCTTTTGAGTAAGAAGATTCTTACTCAAAACGCGCCTGACAAATATGAATCTGTTCCTAAGCAAGTTGAGGTAAAAACTAAAAAACAAGGAAAATTAACGATTCAGTGTGATGAAATGTCCGTGCATGATACCCCCATTCGAGGGCGACGCGAAGCTAGTGCTTTAGTGCAAGCCGCTTCGCATATGGTCTTTTGTAGGCAATAAAGGCAATAAACAATGGATTTGGTTGGCTTTAGATGTCAAAACCCGAGAAATAGTGGGAATTCATCTTGGCGACCGCAGTAGAGAAGGAGCTATTCAATTATGGCGATCGCTGCCAGCTATTTATCGGCAATGTGCGGTTAGCTACACTGATTACTGGGAAGCTTACCAACAAGTGCTTCCCAGCAAACGTCACCAAGCCGTAGGCAAAAAAACAGGAAAAACTAATTATATTGAAAGGTTCAACTGTACTTTGCGTATCTTGAATTTCTCGATTAGTCAGAAAAACTCTTTCGTTTTCCCAAAAAATTGAAAATCATCTTGGTTCTATATGGTATTTCGTACACCACTACAACTCATCCTTACTTGTTTAGGACTACCAACAAAGCATCTGGACTGAAAGTAGCATTGATTGAAATGAAGTTATTTTTAGACAATGTTGTCGGTATTGGTGATGCTGAAAACGATCGCGACTTCCTCAGCTTGTGCCAGTATTCTGTTGCGGTTGCCAATGCTGAAAAAGAGCGTAGATTTTGTCACCAATGGTAGTCGTGGTGCTGGGGTAGTCGAACTTATTGACAAGTTAATTACCTTAGATTTGTCAGAAGTGGATTTTTAATTGGGGTAAAATTAGCCAGGATGTTATGAGGGGCAAGCTAGTTTTACCCCTAATTATTCCTAATTATTGCTCCGTTTTTCGAATTACAGAAAAATTTCCAGAATTTCTTTTTTTCGCCTAGTTCTCAAAACCACTTGACAGCTGTATTCCAGGGTTAGAGAATTATTAATCCGATTAAACTAAATTGGGTCGGAATATCCCGACCCAATTTATAACCAATAGATTAAACTTCTAAAAGTTGATTTAGATTTTTGAGTAGTAACTCGATTTTGCGACGATTTTTAGGATTATGCCATAGTTCTTTCTTACGTGAGAGTTTGCTATAAGTTTGCTTGACGTTGTTTATTAGTTCGTCAGTAGGTAAATTTTTAAGGTCGTATTGCTTTTTGCCTTGAAGTTGCGAGACTTTAGCTTTGATTTCACTATGAGAAAGATTCTGCTCTATAGCCTCTTGTAGTAAAGAATCTCGAAATGTTTCGTCTTTAATCCTGGCAATTAAAATTCCTTTAGTATAATCTAGACTTCCTCTTTCGATTGCCGATAATATAGCTTCAGGAAGCTTGAGGATACGCAGGCGATCCTTGACAAATGTTGACAAAGATAAGTTTTTGAGTGAAGCAAAAGTCAACTCGACCTGTTCTTGAAAATTGGTCGGAACATCGCGACCTTTTACCATTTTGTAAAGAAGAGAAGTTACATCATCTTTTTCCAATTGAGTATCCAAGCAAATTAGTTTAAGAATCGCCCAGGTTTCTTCTATGGGGTTAAGATCTTCTCGATTGCTATTTTCCTCAATGGCAATAGCTAAAGAGGCGCGATCGCTTAAATCCCTAACCTTTACCTCAATTGTTGATAAACCCAGTAATTTTGCTGCTCTATATCTACGTTCACCAGCTACTAGTTCATATGGGTAATCTTTTCCTTTCACTGGTCTTACTGTGATACTCGTTAGCATCTCGTGTTCTTGAAATGAATCTGCAAGCTCCTGAATCTTTACAGGGTCGAAATAGCGTCGGGGATTCAAATCTGATAGTCCAATTTGGTCGAGATACAATGTGTTCTCAACAATTTCTGGACTCTCAAAATCAGCCAAGATTGCTTTGTTTTTTCTAGGCATCAGCAAAAAATTCCTTAAATAAACTCTCGTATTCATGAGCTACTAGTTTAGAAGCAGCATCTGTTTGGCGAAATGCGGTAGATAGTACCAAGGGAGAATCGCGAATTAACTTAAGTCTTCTAATCTTGGTATCGAGAAGATTTACTTTGTGCTTGTTGAAATAGGCTTGAGCATCACCTGCTGCATTTGACCTTAGATCGACCAAACTTAGAAAAAATGCTGCATGAAGGTTTTTTCTGAGCTTTCGCTTGCGATGAACTATGTTAATCATTTTGATCCCGTCTTTCAAGTCGAGTGCCGAAGGCTGAACGGGTGTTAGCATAAAATCACAGTAATCTAGAACTTCTCTCACTATTTCTGATGCCCCAGGAAGATCTATTACTACGTAATCGGCATCGATACTTTCTGCCAGAGCATACAGTTCATCTGGGTCTTTCTCCTGATAATAGGAGATCTTTAGTTCATCTAACCAGTCATGCACCCCTGTTTGAAAAGATGCATTTATGAACACAACCTCGCCCTCTTTTACCTTATGAAGCCAGTCAGCAAGATGAACCGCAGTGGTTGTTTTACCAACACCACCTTTGGTATTACCTACAGCGATTATTTTTTTCATGTATTTTCAACCGCTAAAAACTTAGCTCATATTAACTTGATAAATGTCAAATTGCGATAAATTATAATTTATTTGGCAAGACAGAGTGCTTCGCACTTGTTAATTAAACATGAGCGTTACCATTAAGCCTTCATTAAACATCCACTTCTGGGTCAAAACTCCATTTGCTGCTGCTTTAAGCCTGTTTACCCACCTCATGCCTTTGTGCTGGTAAATGTCTTTGATAGGCATCCCATCTATATGATAAAATTACTTTGTCATTCATCAAAACCTGTTCGCACCCAGATCTCTCTTGCGTCAGCTTCATCGGCTTGTTATACTGCGTCACTACATGCCGAGTCCTTCAGCACCTGTAGCCGCTGCGCGAGGTGTGCGAAATCCGGTGTGTTTGCATTGATCTGTTTCATTTTTTAGCTATTTATTATTTATTTTGGTAAAATGGTTTTCGCTCAGACGCTCACCTTTGTTAGCTAGTATTTAGCCGCTCTGTCCAATCGGTCGCACGATAATTTCATTCACATCCACATCTGCTGGCTGCTCGATCGCAAAAGCAATGGCACGCGCGATCGCAGCGGCTGGAATAGCCGACTCGCGGAATTGCTCTACCCACTGCGCCGCTTGAGCATCGCTGATAGTGCTAGTCAGTTCAGATTCGGTATTTCCGGGCGAGATGATCGTGACTCGAATATCCGTCGATTCCTGTCGCAGTCCTTCAGAGATTGCCCAGACCGCATATTTGGTTGCACAATACACCGCGGCTGTGGGATAGACCGCATGTCCTCCAATCGAAGATAGGTTGACAAACTGCCCAGAGTGTTGCTGCTTGAAAGTGTGAAGGACGGCGGCGATGCCGTGGAGGACGCCGCGAATATTCACATCGATCATGCGATTCCATTCGTCAATCTTTAACACCTCCAGCTTGGAGAGCGGCATCAAGCCTGCGTTATTCACCACGACATCAATGCGACCAAACTTATCCTTGGCAAAATCGACAAAGGCTTGCATATTTTCGAGGCTGGTCACATCAA from Coleofasciculaceae cyanobacterium includes the following:
- a CDS encoding helicase-related protein translates to MVQSKLVIGEVIDTWLELAYGKRTVIFAFSTNHSQDITVEFCRRGISAAHIDAKTPAKERERIFTEFAAGNILVITQYSIVTEGVDIVGIEVIQNLRPTNSIVRWFQSIGRALRTAEGKLEAIVIDHSDTYLNLPWPSDRVEWSLDGKPTVEEKTHTAHCPSCQFSFRISEQMFHSRIAICPNCDTYFVFTTKKIRNKQPRIEVIKTVEAQFVEIKRLSSQLFSLLSGRLNNILRQFIEDSILPCVKSSQHQQFLDYIVSYSNNDLLYKSITQLHSIERVDGYFPFIPPTYVPSAPVGVAAEDGAVT
- a CDS encoding ParB/RepB/Spo0J family partition protein encodes the protein MPRKNKAILADFESPEIVENTLYLDQIGLSDLNPRRYFDPVKIQELADSFQEHEMLTSITVRPVKGKDYPYELVAGERRYRAAKLLGLSTIEVKVRDLSDRASLAIAIEENSNREDLNPIEETWAILKLICLDTQLEKDDVTSLLYKMVKGRDVPTNFQEQVELTFASLKNLSLSTFVKDRLRILKLPEAILSAIERGSLDYTKGILIARIKDETFRDSLLQEAIEQNLSHSEIKAKVSQLQGKKQYDLKNLPTDELINNVKQTYSKLSRKKELWHNPKNRRKIELLLKNLNQLLEV
- a CDS encoding ParA family protein, with translation MKKIIAVGNTKGGVGKTTTAVHLADWLHKVKEGEVVFINASFQTGVHDWLDELKISYYQEKDPDELYALAESIDADYVVIDLPGASEIVREVLDYCDFMLTPVQPSALDLKDGIKMINIVHRKRKLRKNLHAAFFLSLVDLRSNAAGDAQAYFNKHKVNLLDTKIRRLKLIRDSPLVLSTAFRQTDAASKLVAHEYESLFKEFFADA
- a CDS encoding SDR family oxidoreductase, whose amino-acid sequence is MTINENTQKVVLITGASSGISEATARLLAGKGLQVVLGARRTDRLEAIASEIRDKGGSAVYRALDVTSLENMQAFVDFAKDKFGRIDVVVNNAGLMPLSKLEVLKIDEWNRMIDVNIRGVLHGIAAVLHTFKQQHSGQFVNLSSIGGHAVYPTAAVYCATKYAVWAISEGLRQESTDIRVTIISPGNTESELTSTISDAQAAQWVEQFRESAIPAAAIARAIAFAIEQPADVDVNEIIVRPIGQSG